Proteins encoded together in one Labrus bergylta chromosome 20, fLabBer1.1, whole genome shotgun sequence window:
- the ythdf3 gene encoding YTH domain-containing family protein 3 has translation MSATTVDQRPKGQGNKVQNGSMHQKDGVNDDDFEPYLSGQTNQSNSYPQMSDPYMPSYYAPSISFPYSLGEAAWSTAGDPPMPYLTTYGQMSNGEPHFIPDGVFSQPGGLGNTPPFLGQHGFNFFPGNADFSTWGTSVSQGQSTQSSVYSNSYGYAPSSLGRAITDGQAGFGSDTQLSKVPVLNSIEQGMTGLKLGTDMVAAVTKTVGSPLGGTAGMSSMAANSLPPSVSSSAPKPASWAAIAKKPAKPQPKVKPKANMGMGGGAAIPPPPIKHNMNIGTWDDKGSLNKPPLAQTMMPPQPLLQQPLLAQHQTLLQNPLPHQPQHQHQHQHQHQHQHQHQHQHQHQPFQLQSLQSPQHPQHPQHPQHPHPLAPGPPHLHLTSQPGPPQPLHQQQPQQPGPPPNRWVAPRNRGEGFGLGGGVPLSASPCSGEVHPVLEKLRTLNNYNPKDFDWNLKNGRVFIIKSYSEDDIHRSIKYSIWCSTEHGNKRLDGAYRSLGNKGPLYLLFSVNGSGHFCGVAEMHSPVDYNAYAGVWSQDKWKGKFEVKWVFIKDVPNNQLRHIRLENNDNKPVTNSRDTQEVPLEKAKQVLKIIATYKHTTSIFDDFAHYEKRQEEEEALRKERNRNKQ, from the exons ATGTCTGCAACCACAGTCGATCAG AGACCTAAAGGACAAGGAAATAAAG TGCAAAACGGATCAATGCATCAAAAGGATGGAGTAAACGATGATGATTTTGAGCCTTACTTAAGCGGCCAGACAAATCAG AGTAACAGCTATCCACAAATGTCTGACCCCTACATGCCAAGCTACTATGCTCCTTCAATCAGTTTCCCCTACTCTCTTGGAGAAGCTGCTTGGTCCACAGCAGGAGACCCCCCAATGCCCTACCTAACTACCTATGGACAGATGAGTAATGGCGAACCGCATTTCATCCCAGACGGTGTGTTCAGCCAGCCAGGGGGCCTGGGGAACACCCCTCCCTTCCTGGGCCAGCACGGTTTCAACTTCTTCCCTGGTAACGCAGACTTTTCCACCTGGGGTACCAGCGTCTCTCAGGGTCAGTCCACACAGAGCTCTGTCTACAGTAACAGCTATGGGTACGCCCCCAGCTCTCTGGGTCGGGCTATTACAGATGGACAGGCAGGGTTTGGAAGTGACACCCAGCTTAGTAAAGTTCCCGTGCTGAACAGCATTGAACAAGGTATGACAGGGTTAAAACTGGGTACGGACATGGTGGCAGCTGTCACTAAAACCGTGGGTTCCCCCCTAGGAGGTACGGCAGGTATGAGCAGCATGGCGGCCAATAGCCTTCCTCCGTCTGTCAGCTCGTCTGCACCTAAACCCGCCTCCTGGGCAGCCATCGCCAAGAAGCCGGCCAAGCCACAGCCCAAGGTCAAACCCAAAGCCAACATGGGAATGGGGGGAGGTGCTGCAATTCCCCCACCACCCATAAAGCACAATATGAATATTGGTACTTGGGACGATAAGGGCTCCCTGAACAAGCCCCCATTAGCTCAGACTATGATGCCCCCGCAGCCTCTGTTGCAGCAGCCCCTCCTCGCTCAGCACCAGACCTTACTGCAGAACCCACTGCCCCATCAGCCTCAGCACCAACATCAACACCAACACCAGcatcaacaccaacatcaacaccaacatcaaCACCAACACCAGCCCTTCCAGCTTCAGTCTCTTCAGTCCCCCCAACACCcccaacacccacaacacccccAACACCCCCATCCTCTAGCCCCCGGGCCCCCACACCTGCACCTCACCTCTCAGCCTGGCCCCCCGCAGCCCCTTCATCAGCAACAACCCCAGCAGCCCGGTCCACCCCCCAACCGCTGGGTGGCTCCCAGGAACCGAGGTGAGGGCTTTGGTCTTGGTGGGGGGGTCCCATTGAGTGCCTCCCCTTGCTCTGGAGAAGTGCATCCCGTGCTGGAGAAACTCCGCACCCTCAACAACTACAACCCCAAAGACTTTGACTGGAACTTGAAAAACGGACGCGTTTTCATTATCAAGAGCTATTCAGAAGACGACATCCACCGCTCCATCAAGTACTCTATCTGGTGCAGCACAGAGCACGGCAACAAGCGTCTGGACGGTGCCTACCGCTCGCTGGGCAACAAGGGGCCCCTGTATCTGTTGTTCAGCGTCAACGGCAGTGGGCACTTCTGCGGCGTGGCTGAGATGCACTCACCGGTGGACTACAATGCCTATGCAGGCGTCTGGTCTCAGGACAAGTGGAAGGGCAAGTTTGAGGTGAAGTGGGTCTTCATCAAAGACGTGCCCAACAACCAGCTTCGTCATATTCGGCTGGAGAACAATGACAACAAGCCAGTGACCAACTCCAGGGACACTCAGGAAGTGCCTCTGGAGAAGGCCAAACAAGTGCTTAAAATAATCGCCACTTACAAGCATACCACCTCAATCTTTGATGACTTTGCACATTATGAGAAACgtcaggaagaggaggaggctctGAGGAag GAGCGCAATAGAAATAAACAGTAA